The genomic region CTCTACCTGGGTGTAAGAGGAAACACCAAGGCTCAGATAGATAAGGTGAGGCTACAGTTAAGGATTTAAAACTTCCTGATGCTTAATAGAGCCGCAGCTCTTAATTATATTATAATGCACCTTGCATAGATCAGAGGCTAAAAAATCTGGATCTAGAGTTATCAAAAGCTGCGGCAATCCCCAGCTCTCATAGTGGTAAACAAATGCATCAGCCACAAAACTTGAAACCGGATTTAAATTTTAGTTTTATCGTTGTTAGCAGTAGGATTCTCAAAGAGAACAACACATTCCAGTGGTCCTTTGTTTAGAGTAAGGAAAGCAGGTAAAATGTCCAGGGAAATAGCCAAAACATGTCTCCagtctgcaaaatatttcacattACTTTTCTGTAGCTCTCACTTCACGTGGTGGATGGCTTGTTAGATGGAAGAAAGCTAGTATTATTAACAGCACACTCTGGAGCTGATTTCTAGATGTCCAATAGGAAAAAAGATCATCTAAGCAGACAACTGGATGCACAGCTATTCACAGATGGTATGGATGGATTGCACCTTTTGAGTCATCCGACTTCTGAGTTAGCCAACAGTTTTACTTTAAATATCATGTGGTAATCTCAGTTGCATAACCTTTTTTGTCATACCTGTTATTTCAGCTGGTGTTAATTTCAATTACAGGTTGTTCACTTTGATAAAATCACAGGATCTGGAGAGACTGTTGAATCTCAGGTACAGAAATAATTTCATCTTCTCTATGTCACTTTCTCCTGGGAGCAAAACCTAGCAGATAAAGCAGCCTTCTAGCCGTTCAAACCCCTCTCTGATGAGTAGCTATTGCTCTGCATGCAAGCAGTTGGGGGAACACTTTGTTCAtaagaatacagagagagaagggAGGTAACAGAGGAATCAGAACAAGCAAAAGATGAAACTGGCATCAAAATATTGGGCAAATAGGGAAAATGACAGATATTTGCATGCTTAGACAAGATAGCTGGATGTTACTGATTTAATGGGACTGGTTGGGAATGGAGGAAAGCCTATTTGATCTGCTGGAGCTGGATTACTGTAGTGGGTAATTAAAAGAACCCCTGGGGGAGGTATGAGGCAATTATAGCAGCAAGACAGTGCAGAATTGTATATATTAGAAAATTACTACAACAGTGTAGTTATAGCAACAAGATAGATATACAGGACAAACAACAGTTTTGTAAGCAGAAGTGTCTGAACTACTTTATTCTTctcataaaatatgaaaaatctACTAAGTACTAAAACTAGAATAACATCATTcatctttttatttgctttaatgcCAACAATTCAGTGCAGTACATCAGTAAACGTCCACACTTCACTTAAAGACGTGTTCATCCAAATCACCAAACCAAGTGACAATTATTCACTCAGCTTTGCCAGTAGACTTTACGCTGAAAAAACATTCCAAATCCTACCGGTGAGTTGCACTAAAATCTTGATCTGAGAGTATTTTAATGTCATAGCTGTAACATCCTGTAATGCAAAATAATTGTCAGAAGTCTAGTTTCTGCTGAAGAAATTTTCTACCATTAGGAAACAGGATTTGTGACTTCTCTCTATCACAGCCTTAACCCTCTGCTCTCTTGAGAAAAAATATGTTTAGCCAAAGAGATGGTTCTGCAAAGTACAGTCATGATCCAATCATGTCAAGATATAATTAATAAAGGTAATTTTCATTGGAAAGAACTTTAACTTTTTTCTTAACTtataaaacaaacctgaaaaataatttcaggttCTCAAAAATATTACAAGTTTTTCCATTGAAGggaacatttaatttaaaattaaaggaaaataccATTGCAAAGTCAAAAGTGAAAAAGtaggcaaaattaaaaaaaaaaaacaacaacccatatttcaactgaaatgaatgtattttttttggATCAAACTCAATTCTGGGAAATACTTCAAAAAAAATGCAAGCATATACTCTTGCTTGAAGAAATGAATGTCAAATCCTAAAATGCTTACGAATTAGAATAATGGTTTACTGAGTAGCTTTAATGAGCAGATTATTCATATCTGTTGATTTCAGTCTTGtatttcacattttcaaaatgcTTTGACATTCTAATCTGAAAACTGCATACTCTCCATTTGCAGGAATACATGCAATGTGTGAGGGAACTGTATAAAGAAGGTGTGGAAACTGTCAGCTTTCAAACAGCTGCAGATCAAGCCAGAGAGCTCATCAACTCCTGGGTTGAACGTCAGACAAATGGTAAGAGCAAGACAAGTATCAGCATGGGTATTTTCCATTCTGCCACCACATTTGAACAGCATATggtaatgctttaaatcaggagagaacaaaaaaaacccaaaacctctcTCTCTGTTCCTGTTCCTGGAAAATAGATCAGTTCCCAAATATGGAACTGTCATTAAtcaatttttttccctcagaCACATCCCTTTTAGAGGACTCTCTATATCTGTAGGTGCTTTGTGGGTATGTAACACTTCCAGTTCTGATGAAAGCAGCAGCCCTAGAACATGGTTGGTACACAGTGACAAGTGGTTTGACACTAATGTTGAGAATCTGGATATCCTTTGATCAGCACGCTTTGCCCTCACGATTCCCAGAGTTGTTTGCCTGTTAAGTAGGGCATGCAGTCATAAGGTACTTGAGAAATATTAACAGGTAAAGGGCAATGGAAAACCACAAGCATACCACAATTGGGATTTTTACCCTATTGCACCTCCATGTGGTTCTTTTATTCTTCCAGTCTCTTCCTGGTCCCCTCAAAAcatttctttccctccttcttgAAGTACATGGCCTGAACAGCAAACACAGATAAAATATGCTGAATTTTAacttaaatgaaaatattcataATCACACAACCTTTGGTGTAATGTCATCATTTGATAGAGAAAACCAGGCCATAATTCAGCTACTGGTGGGAAAGGACTAAGGGAAGAGCGTGCTATGTGTATGAGGACTGCAGAATAAACAGGACCAAAGTATAACAAGAAAGCAGAGTAAAACTctggttttctttcctgttacCTTTTCTACATAGACATCTCCTTTCATCTTTGGtttgaagcaagaagtatttatgtttacagctgaaaaaaaaattatctctgcCCTACACCCTCCTCCCCACATATTCTATATCCTCCATTTAATGTTATGACTGCCAAGTAAGATGTGTTACACACAGATATGTTATATACATGTGTTCTCTTTTCCTATTCGTTATTAAAGGAATGATCAGAAATACCCTTCCACCGGGCTCTGTGGATCCCCAGACTGAAATCGTCCTTGTCAATGCCATTTACTTCAAAGGAGTGTGGGAGAAAGCATTTCAGGTTGAAGACACCCAGACAATGCCGTTCAGAGTGACTGAGGTACATGGGCATACATCACCCTAAAGGTGTCATCTTTTAGAATTTGTGAAGAGAGTAGACACATTGTTATACAGTCTTTCTGGACAAGAGCAATCAGTACTTTTAACCATAAGGAGACATTTCTATGTTACAAGAATAATCTTTGTGAAAACTATATTATCTTATTTGGTTTTGCAGCAAGAAAGTGAACCTGTGCAGATGATGTACCAGATTGGTTCATTTAAAGTGGCAGAGCTGTCTTCTGAGAGAATGAAGATCCTGGAGCTTCCATATGCCAGCGGCATGCTGAGCATGTGGGTGATCTTGCCTGATGATATCTCTGGCCTGGAGCAGGTATGACTCTGGGAACTGGGTTTCAGAAACCATGAACACAGCGAATGTAGACGCTGCAAAGCCCTTCACAATCAAATTATCCTAAAACACTTCACCAGTGAAGATGTGAACACTAGCAACATGGGATTGTTGCATAGAAGCATGTAGCTGGCTCAGTGGTCCCACAATAGTTTGTGCTGAGCACGGATTACTTACAGGACTACTTCAGTCGGTTAAATATTGGTCAACACAGAGCAGATTCTTCTTGGCTAATCAGCTGTTACTCCAGCAGCTTGAACGCCAAACATTTATGCCTCCATTTCTGCCCATTGAGGAGCTTCCTGGGAAGTTCATGTTATCTTTAGTAGTTGTAATTATTGCTTGGTTTGGCAGTGCTCAACATGTCTCCTTCATATCTTCAAAATTAAACTATCTAAAAACTAGGCATGAAGGGTACTGAAGTGGTTAAAGCAATTTCAGGAAATAAAATGTACATGACATACTATTGTTGATATGAACAGAATACAGGCATGGGATATTGTAATTAGCAGGACTGTAGTTAGTCTGAATAGGAAAGGTTATGTAATAAATGAGAGTTCACTGAGATATTTGTACACTAACTCAAAGAATCTAAATTATAAAAATGAAGAGGAATTTGAACACAGCTAAATTTCCATCAGTTATGATTGCAGACATGCATAATGAAGACTACAtataattctggaaaaaaaaaaaagtaggtataCATAGGAGAACAAACACTGTATATTATAATTAGAaagtctgaaaaggaaaaacttgGATAAAATGGAATCTCTATatgcataagaaaaaaaatgtatttggatgAAGTTGGTAAGAGAGACTATATCGACATGGTGTTACTACATACTGCCATGTCTAGATCTGCACACTTAGCAAGTTAGCAGAGAGATACTTAGTAAATTAGCAGAGAAAGAAATATTACTAGGCATGAAGCAACATACACAATAATGGAAACAACCAATTAGTCTGGAGAGCAATCACTAACAAGGGTACTCACTCTTCTAATGGTCACCAATGCAAGCGTTGATTGTGCTGTTTTAGACTTTCTTTCTTGATTGGCAGAGATAACTTTGAATTGAGTGTGCTTGGACTAGTACAGTGTAACTAAAATAAAAGGATACTTTACAACTTAGCCTTTACTTTTAAAAAGCCAATTTCTCATAAAAAATATTAGTTCCTAGTATAGTAACATTTGTTCAGGTATTAGTAATTGGTTACCATTAACACCTTGTTATTTGGAGGTCTTAAATGTAGGTAGAGCTTACAACTCAAAAGTACAGAATTATTTTTGGAATGTATTCCCCTAAGTAATGAAGATAAATAGCAAGAGCTTTAGGTGAAATTTGCTAAGTAGccaccacattaaaaaaattgaTTGGCAGTGAGTGAGTCTGttaaagaaatagaaaacaaGACAGAACAGATAAGGAAGAGTCATAGTTTGCTTTTCTGTCCTAGATACATTAATCTGTATTAAtctagaaaaaatgtcataacaagagcagtcagtgaaaaaggaaaaaaacactgctGGTACTGCACTGCCACAAAGGAAGTTGTGCTCTCAACCCAGAGATCTTATTCTCTTGTTTCCTTGCAGATTGAGAAGGCAATCACCTTTGAAAAACTCCAGGAGTGGACCAGTTCTAATTTGATGGAAGAGAAGACAGTGAAAGTGTACCTCCCCCGCATGAAGATAGAGGAGAAATACAACCTCACATCTGTCTTAATGGGCTTGGGTATAACTGACCTGTTCAGCTCATCAGCCGATCTCTCTGGCCTCTCTTCAGCAGAGAGGCTGAAGGTGTCTGAAGCTGTTCATCAGGCATTTGTTGAAATCAATGAAGCAGGCAGTGAGGTGGCAGGCTCATCAGGAGCTGGGGTCAAGGATGAAAGTGCCTCTCAAGAGTTTAAGGTTGACCATCCTTTCCTCTTCGTGATCAGGCACAACCCAACCGATGGCATCCTCTTCTTAGGCAGATGCATTTCCCCTTaaagacaaggaagctgaaaGAGTTTCTGTCCCTCACAGCAAGACCCAAAGCACTGCAGTATCAGAGTAAAAAGAAAGGCATACTCTCTTTTTCATCCGTATTTTCTAAATCCAGagggctttctttaaaaaaaataataaataaatcagagaaaTTATAGAATGAAAACAGCGGTCCTTTACCTTTCCTTTCTGTGTAGAGTAATATTATTTACTCATGAACGAAGGATTAAAGGAATGAAAACCAGGCCCAAAGAAAACATGAACAGAGATGCTCCTGGTGCAAGTTAACAATACTAGTACcaattcatcacactgaaaaatCACAAACCCATTCATCAGCAGGActtttatggaaaaaaatgcagtctCCCAATGAAGCCAGCTTTTTCTACGGCCAAA from Patagioenas fasciata isolate bPatFas1 chromosome 2, bPatFas1.hap1, whole genome shotgun sequence harbors:
- the LOC136097490 gene encoding ovalbumin-like, with product MASIGAASAEFSFEVFDELKAQYVNQNIFFAPLSILSALSMLYLGVRGNTKAQIDKVVHFDKITGSGETVESQCSTSVNVHTSLKDVFIQITKPSDNYSLSFASRLYAEKTFQILPEYMQCVRELYKEGVETVSFQTAADQARELINSWVERQTNGMIRNTLPPGSVDPQTEIVLVNAIYFKGVWEKAFQVEDTQTMPFRVTEQESEPVQMMYQIGSFKVAELSSERMKILELPYASGMLSMWVILPDDISGLEQIEKAITFEKLQEWTSSNLMEEKTVKVYLPRMKIEEKYNLTSVLMGLGITDLFSSSADLSGLSSAERLKVSEAVHQAFVEINEAGSEVAGSSGAGVKDESASQEFKVDHPFLFVIRHNPTDGILFLGRCISP